One bacterium genomic region harbors:
- a CDS encoding M1 family aminopeptidase: MSTYPRRFGVGLLAYALLLLLVVGMATQEAYPAIKKEGTSVLKSERLLREALTESLKAEVERICKELGSTPPTVAVEADLSRLLAVFPEQLSTSPTVRCHRVPCIAITADSWPHLAEVYAKSDDAVRRIALEVGLSRKENAMTVASASVKSIDDYGTPAISLAVDGTREFSLNLCGVRVSLKTAQACVVDVAGQRLGALFEGEGELRLEPTCAKSRKMLVDFVPEPDKPIAITRVFVTCPFKDEKREPRQIKQLRLRVQELKEEPKGESDQQVAESMEKFLGDCIKSVYPLTEEKALEGLAPYAGYEYPMLVVQTEELGVFGFCFAGERGSETVMMTSPWTGAPVSYWESSGVRHEWIIPDAERYDFQVAWHPDRLRLAVKCKVAASRLEPGRDIRFMLNSACKVQSCRINEEETPFMQGKLAVDDSIASALACGYPPMSMDGFLQLSAPKSPIVGGEANVSIEYSMDYRDTSTIEMLGEGYWVSFCEDGLSLNGFCEWFPLTRWRSEAPRDGGMTFEIEVPTGFTAIAQGYPKSPETKKNTTVWRYTADFPTPLPSLAVGRFEEFVDDEFEPQLVVFTRSGEVVGRRWLDALSLVVAWAEKYCGKYAYKRLALVQATPGDVGSISWPSMLTMTDMVNPTHLWWQLSHEVSHQWWGDAARMLDIDDVWLQEGTAVYFNMLFSEDLKMRKPGVRSFKSMAAWIRKLEGPPPISAGFRLGQRCGAILFSTKGAYLYHILRMATNNDRHFFATLKRFQLDSQKVGLTEAGLKAAFEKATGHDLSGLFRLYVHTGDLPGVLVEVTDVATEVTHATISLSAQITPGGFALPYPIDVYPKSGQAPHRAVVFIGPDFGDYKLDVPFADISRIVGNPEAMLLVADADQEDVELYVGPK, from the coding sequence GTGAGCACATATCCAAGGCGTTTCGGGGTGGGATTGCTTGCTTATGCCCTGCTGCTTCTGCTCGTTGTCGGGATGGCAACTCAAGAGGCCTATCCAGCGATTAAAAAGGAGGGCACGTCCGTGCTGAAGAGCGAAAGACTATTACGCGAGGCTTTGACCGAATCTCTGAAGGCCGAGGTGGAGCGAATCTGCAAGGAACTTGGAAGCACGCCTCCGACTGTTGCCGTTGAGGCCGACCTTTCGAGGCTCCTCGCGGTGTTTCCGGAGCAGCTTTCGACCTCGCCGACCGTTCGATGCCATCGAGTCCCGTGTATTGCCATTACTGCCGACAGTTGGCCTCATCTGGCGGAGGTTTATGCGAAGTCGGACGATGCTGTGAGGCGCATCGCGTTGGAGGTCGGTCTGTCGAGAAAGGAAAACGCAATGACGGTCGCCAGCGCCTCAGTAAAATCGATCGATGACTACGGGACCCCCGCTATCTCCCTTGCCGTAGATGGCACGCGAGAGTTCTCGCTTAATCTGTGTGGCGTTCGTGTATCGCTCAAGACCGCCCAAGCGTGCGTTGTGGACGTTGCCGGCCAGCGCTTGGGAGCGTTGTTCGAGGGGGAAGGAGAGCTCAGGCTTGAACCGACCTGTGCCAAGTCTCGCAAGATGCTCGTCGATTTTGTTCCGGAGCCTGATAAGCCGATTGCGATAACACGGGTATTTGTCACCTGCCCCTTCAAGGACGAAAAGCGCGAGCCTCGGCAGATCAAGCAGCTGAGGCTTCGAGTTCAAGAGCTTAAGGAAGAGCCAAAAGGCGAGTCGGATCAGCAGGTCGCTGAGTCGATGGAGAAGTTTCTTGGAGACTGCATCAAATCGGTCTATCCCCTTACCGAAGAGAAAGCCCTGGAGGGCCTGGCGCCTTATGCCGGCTACGAATATCCGATGTTGGTTGTCCAGACCGAGGAACTTGGCGTGTTCGGCTTCTGTTTCGCGGGCGAGCGCGGGTCCGAGACGGTGATGATGACTAGCCCATGGACTGGTGCGCCTGTCTCGTATTGGGAGTCATCCGGCGTACGGCACGAATGGATCATTCCCGATGCTGAGCGGTATGATTTTCAGGTTGCCTGGCATCCTGACCGGCTCAGACTGGCTGTGAAGTGTAAGGTCGCCGCATCGCGTCTCGAGCCTGGCCGCGATATCCGTTTCATGCTCAATTCCGCGTGCAAGGTTCAGAGCTGCCGGATCAACGAAGAAGAGACGCCTTTCATGCAGGGGAAGCTCGCTGTGGACGACTCAATCGCCTCGGCGCTCGCGTGCGGCTATCCTCCTATGTCTATGGATGGCTTTTTACAGCTCTCCGCGCCTAAAAGTCCCATAGTTGGCGGCGAGGCAAACGTGTCGATTGAGTACAGCATGGATTACAGGGATACCTCTACCATCGAGATGTTGGGCGAGGGCTATTGGGTCTCTTTCTGCGAGGACGGGCTCTCTCTCAACGGTTTCTGCGAGTGGTTTCCGCTTACACGCTGGAGGTCCGAGGCGCCTCGGGATGGTGGAATGACTTTCGAGATAGAGGTCCCAACCGGATTCACCGCGATTGCTCAGGGCTATCCCAAGTCACCGGAGACCAAGAAGAACACAACCGTCTGGCGCTACACGGCGGACTTCCCTACTCCGCTGCCATCGCTCGCAGTTGGGAGATTCGAGGAGTTCGTTGACGATGAGTTTGAGCCTCAACTCGTTGTATTTACGCGGTCCGGAGAGGTCGTCGGCCGTAGGTGGCTGGACGCGCTCAGTCTGGTCGTCGCCTGGGCCGAGAAATACTGCGGTAAATACGCGTATAAGCGGCTAGCGTTGGTGCAGGCGACCCCGGGCGATGTCGGCAGCATAAGCTGGCCCTCGATGCTGACGATGACCGATATGGTGAATCCGACTCATCTATGGTGGCAGCTGAGCCATGAGGTGTCGCATCAGTGGTGGGGCGACGCGGCGAGAATGCTGGATATTGATGACGTTTGGCTCCAAGAGGGGACGGCGGTTTACTTCAACATGCTGTTTAGTGAGGACCTCAAAATGCGCAAGCCCGGCGTCAGATCGTTCAAAAGCATGGCCGCATGGATCAGGAAGTTAGAAGGACCTCCTCCGATCTCGGCCGGGTTCCGGCTGGGCCAGCGATGTGGCGCCATATTATTCTCTACGAAAGGGGCGTATCTGTATCATATCCTCCGAATGGCGACCAACAACGACCGGCACTTTTTCGCCACGCTCAAGCGGTTCCAGCTGGACAGTCAGAAAGTGGGTCTGACCGAAGCCGGGCTCAAAGCAGCGTTTGAGAAGGCAACCGGCCATGACCTCTCCGGCCTTTTCAGGCTCTATGTGCATACAGGTGACCTGCCTGGCGTGCTGGTTGAAGTAACTGACGTGGCGACAGAGGTGACCCATGCGACAATATCTCTTTCCGCACAGATCACCCCGGGCGGGTTTGCCCTACCATATCCAATAGATGTCTATCCCAAGTCAGGCCAGGCGCCTCACCGAGCGGTGGTCTTCATCGGCCCTGATTTCGGGGACTACAAGCTCGATGTGCCCTTTGCCGACATCTCCCGCATCGTGGGCAATCCGGAAGCGATGCTCCTCGTCGCAGATGCCGACCAGGAGGATGTTGAGCTATACGTCGGTCCCAAGTGA
- a CDS encoding glycosyltransferase family 39 protein — translation MRATSVVKKESYWGGVARAGAVGILLLAAALRLWGLGAQSIWQDEAYSVVLAREHVGTIIQRQVEDSSPPLYYVLLHFWIVIFGDSEFAARLPSALCGIGLVAATLLIASRLFGPKVGLGAGAMLAIAPLAVCYSQEARMYSLTPLLAVISVYLCHLLGENVSKRRIAWFIGTTVAMLYTQNYGVFVLVAEGLYLLANRKRRRDPRPMLALMGVVGAYVPWLLVLSKQVAENTTPWIPQPRARMLFETLLHLSFKSWRLPSTFFLKVIWAVGLAAVAGLIIMVICVLARARRSDSEAWGTGAGLLFLSYTIVPIFCAYIASQSKPIYVPGRYDTIVQPGLFILVALGLTSIRVDWLRNAIGCVLVVVLLLSLHAYFTVYYKSNDREIAGYIAHNARETDVVLFTDLTITPFRYYYPDSKIATLRFPQGGFGWTPKGAFTNDLAFFEQEFDTVKRRLSALWPQKSRLLVVFKPSPALYCQLLARLRTEQWLRLEARVPFRMGHNVENQAEAVFVFGVVEAPSVYRPTTNDAAETEMR, via the coding sequence TTGCGGGCAACTAGTGTTGTCAAAAAGGAATCATACTGGGGCGGAGTCGCAAGAGCTGGCGCCGTCGGGATATTGCTCCTCGCGGCGGCCCTGCGGCTCTGGGGCCTTGGTGCGCAGAGCATCTGGCAGGACGAGGCGTATTCGGTTGTGCTTGCCCGGGAGCACGTGGGGACAATTATCCAGAGGCAAGTCGAGGACTCATCGCCGCCACTTTACTATGTGTTACTGCACTTCTGGATAGTTATCTTTGGCGATTCGGAGTTTGCCGCCCGCCTCCCTTCCGCACTCTGCGGCATCGGCCTAGTCGCTGCGACGCTTCTGATCGCGTCGCGCCTCTTCGGCCCGAAAGTGGGGCTTGGGGCTGGCGCCATGCTTGCCATTGCGCCGCTTGCTGTATGCTACTCGCAGGAGGCGCGGATGTATTCACTCACGCCGCTTCTGGCCGTCATCTCTGTGTATCTGTGCCACCTGCTCGGTGAAAACGTTTCTAAAAGGCGAATTGCTTGGTTCATTGGGACCACGGTGGCAATGCTCTACACGCAGAACTACGGCGTGTTCGTCCTGGTCGCAGAGGGGCTATACCTGCTGGCCAATCGTAAACGGAGGCGAGACCCCAGGCCGATGCTTGCCCTGATGGGAGTGGTGGGAGCCTACGTGCCCTGGCTCTTGGTCCTCAGCAAGCAGGTTGCGGAGAACACAACACCGTGGATACCCCAGCCTCGGGCGCGGATGCTCTTCGAGACACTTCTGCACCTATCGTTCAAGAGTTGGCGCCTTCCCTCTACGTTTTTTCTTAAAGTCATCTGGGCAGTTGGCTTGGCCGCAGTTGCCGGGCTTATCATTATGGTCATCTGCGTTCTAGCCCGAGCGAGGCGCTCGGATTCCGAGGCCTGGGGGACTGGTGCCGGCCTGTTGTTTTTGTCCTACACGATTGTCCCCATCTTCTGCGCATATATTGCCTCGCAGAGCAAGCCGATCTACGTGCCTGGGCGCTATGACACGATCGTTCAGCCGGGGCTGTTCATCCTGGTTGCCCTTGGCCTGACTTCAATCCGTGTTGATTGGCTTAGGAATGCGATTGGGTGCGTGTTAGTTGTCGTGCTCTTGCTCTCTCTTCACGCCTACTTCACGGTGTATTACAAGAGCAATGACCGCGAGATTGCGGGCTACATCGCGCACAACGCGAGGGAGACTGACGTCGTGCTTTTCACCGATCTGACGATCACGCCGTTCAGGTATTACTATCCGGACTCGAAGATCGCCACACTGCGCTTTCCACAAGGTGGTTTTGGGTGGACGCCGAAGGGCGCCTTTACGAACGACCTTGCGTTCTTCGAGCAAGAATTCGACACAGTTAAGCGAAGGCTGTCGGCGTTATGGCCGCAGAAGAGCCGCCTGTTGGTCGTGTTCAAACCTTCTCCCGCCCTCTACTGCCAACTGTTGGCCCGACTGCGCACCGAGCAATGGCTACGGCTTGAGGCTCGCGTGCCGTTCAGGATGGGGCACAACGTTGAGAATCAGGCGGAGGCGGTCTTCGTATTCGGGGTTGTCGAGGCGCCGTCGGTCTATCGTCCGACAACGAATGACGCGGCGGAGACTGAGATGAGATAA
- a CDS encoding carboxypeptidase-like regulatory domain-containing protein — protein MIRARHIKWPVFVTVGLCFCCLTALVGAQPSLDANGPSIRFFPEKYDYITWDWLRLYVEICPPREDTIVDMYLGLQLPDGKLLCLVPDLSFSGLMVEEGRLFEADWMAPSSLHPAARGLYIERDEMFPKTLVYRAILRHELALAEGEYWLFGLLCQAGAFRTISFSAESFSFEPQHCTVSGQIFDEKGPASSATVRMRATANEVLSDKDGRFCLEGVPCGKRLDVSGWKYEYYCTAGEVLTPTTGVVLTLDPIAAVDNEDYEWIPPTPSIFDHQFNCMKCQHPGFQQWANNFHARSASNVIFQTLYTGADIHGNPGRGPGYKLDFPNTAGSCALCHAPSAALESPYDSDMANLSPLGQQGVFCDFCHKIFDTDLSNLGTVYGINAIKLRRPFPDRWIVLGPIKDAGRISTFLPLMKRSEICAPCHACEFWGVPTYTSYPEWEASEYKEMGIQCQACHYRPDGITTNFAPLSQASERAPETIPSHLIMGEDNLSLHYQAATLSITASRGADNRLAATLAVFNAFAGHHLPTGRPIRNITLLVNAFDCQGNELEFLGEQIVPEYGGTGGGPRDFAGRPGKMFAKILVDMMGNHPAPSWRQTMILSDTRIPALESDFSTYEFILPESATCATVEAQLIYRRVFKDQADVKSLALEDILMTSESETFHFGGD, from the coding sequence ATGATCCGTGCTCGGCACATCAAATGGCCAGTATTCGTAACCGTTGGTTTGTGCTTCTGTTGCTTGACGGCGCTGGTTGGGGCACAGCCGTCTTTGGATGCTAACGGCCCCTCGATCAGGTTCTTCCCGGAGAAGTACGATTACATCACTTGGGATTGGTTGAGGCTCTATGTGGAGATTTGCCCGCCACGCGAGGATACAATCGTCGATATGTATCTTGGGCTCCAGCTGCCGGACGGGAAGTTGTTGTGCCTGGTTCCAGACCTGTCATTCTCGGGCCTGATGGTCGAAGAAGGCAGACTGTTCGAGGCGGACTGGATGGCGCCCTCCTCTTTACATCCCGCAGCGAGGGGTCTTTACATCGAGCGAGATGAGATGTTCCCCAAGACGCTTGTGTACAGAGCTATTCTTAGGCACGAGCTGGCATTGGCCGAGGGCGAGTATTGGCTGTTTGGCTTGCTCTGTCAGGCAGGTGCTTTCCGGACCATTTCGTTCAGCGCCGAGTCGTTTAGCTTTGAGCCGCAGCATTGCACCGTCTCTGGGCAAATCTTCGACGAAAAGGGGCCTGCCTCGTCTGCCACAGTGAGAATGCGAGCAACAGCAAACGAGGTCTTGAGCGACAAGGATGGTAGATTCTGCCTTGAAGGGGTCCCATGCGGCAAGCGACTCGACGTCTCTGGCTGGAAATACGAGTATTATTGCACCGCTGGCGAGGTTCTGACTCCGACCACCGGGGTCGTTTTGACATTGGACCCGATAGCGGCAGTAGATAACGAAGATTATGAATGGATTCCACCGACGCCGTCCATATTCGACCACCAATTCAACTGCATGAAATGCCAGCACCCTGGGTTTCAGCAGTGGGCGAACAACTTCCACGCCCGTTCGGCTAGCAATGTCATATTTCAAACGCTTTACACTGGAGCCGACATTCATGGGAATCCAGGGAGAGGCCCGGGCTATAAGCTTGATTTCCCCAACACGGCTGGCAGCTGCGCGCTTTGCCACGCGCCATCAGCCGCGCTCGAATCGCCATACGATTCGGATATGGCGAATCTTAGTCCCCTCGGTCAACAGGGCGTTTTTTGCGACTTCTGTCACAAGATATTCGATACGGACCTTTCCAACCTGGGAACGGTGTATGGGATCAATGCAATCAAGCTGCGCCGTCCATTCCCTGACCGATGGATCGTCTTAGGCCCGATCAAGGACGCCGGTCGCATCAGCACATTCCTACCATTGATGAAAAGAAGCGAGATATGCGCACCGTGCCATGCGTGCGAGTTCTGGGGCGTGCCAACTTACACCTCGTATCCTGAATGGGAGGCCAGCGAATACAAAGAGATGGGCATACAGTGCCAGGCCTGCCACTACCGGCCGGATGGGATCACAACGAACTTCGCCCCCTTGAGCCAGGCTAGCGAGAGGGCCCCGGAGACCATCCCGTCGCACCTGATCATGGGCGAGGACAATCTCTCCCTGCATTACCAGGCGGCCACGTTATCAATAACAGCGTCAAGAGGAGCGGACAACCGGCTCGCTGCGACGCTGGCGGTTTTCAACGCGTTTGCGGGGCATCATCTGCCGACCGGTCGGCCGATACGGAACATCACTCTGTTGGTTAATGCGTTCGATTGTCAGGGCAACGAGCTTGAGTTTCTTGGCGAGCAGATCGTGCCGGAATATGGGGGCACCGGCGGCGGGCCTCGCGACTTTGCCGGGCGTCCCGGCAAGATGTTCGCCAAGATTCTCGTGGACATGATGGGTAATCACCCCGCGCCATCGTGGCGGCAGACGATGATTCTCTCCGACACTCGTATCCCGGCGCTTGAGTCTGATTTTTCCACCTACGAGTTTATATTGCCAGAATCCGCTACCTGTGCGACAGTTGAGGCGCAGTTGATATATCGTCGGGTCTTCAAGGACCAGGCTGACGTCAAGAGCTTAGCGCTCGAGGATATTCTGATGACCAGCGAAAGCGAGACGTTCCACTTTGGAGGAGATTGA